A genomic stretch from Pseudomonas mendocina includes:
- a CDS encoding lycopene cyclase family protein → MSDPIIAVLGAGPAGCAVALGLRRLGYQVRVVGEWRRFAAVEGISARVLEGLRQVGLNQALASAAAPTPRRVLWNGLDQIANTEQLLDRPLFDAALRRDLAEGGVAFSEGRVRQLVQEAGRHRVVLDSGESLLADFLVEARGRQAPLSKGRVRGPETVSLLSTWQGRAGRPGSAVESLEDGWAWMAALDDGRCYWQITLDAGAAELPSRDALDVYCAARRQSSALAAELFGDSVNTQAPVYARSSTAILAQQVVGENWIRVGDAAMAVDPLSGNGVFQSLSSALQAPAVINTLLQHPGRAELASRFHHQRVEHLFMRFARTGRDFYAMEQRWPEHGFWQARRSWPDAEPMHAAADFEQLRVARMPVLNDGLIDEAEVVITADQPLGIWHINGVALAPIVRSVQAGQLEKALELLQPAQKQMIQGWLLQQGYRP, encoded by the coding sequence ATGAGCGATCCGATCATTGCGGTATTAGGTGCGGGGCCGGCGGGCTGTGCAGTGGCACTGGGGCTGAGGCGTTTGGGCTATCAAGTCCGTGTGGTGGGTGAGTGGCGCCGTTTTGCTGCGGTGGAGGGCATCTCCGCCCGCGTGCTTGAGGGGCTGCGCCAAGTGGGGCTGAATCAGGCACTGGCCAGCGCTGCTGCGCCAACGCCACGGCGGGTGCTTTGGAATGGCTTGGATCAAATTGCCAACACCGAGCAACTGCTGGATCGACCGTTATTCGATGCTGCATTACGTCGGGATCTGGCTGAGGGCGGCGTAGCGTTCAGCGAAGGGCGAGTGCGCCAGCTCGTTCAAGAAGCCGGCCGCCACCGGGTTGTGCTGGATAGTGGCGAATCGCTGCTGGCTGACTTTCTGGTGGAGGCGCGTGGACGTCAGGCGCCTCTGAGTAAGGGGCGTGTCCGCGGCCCGGAAACCGTCAGCTTACTCAGTACGTGGCAGGGCCGGGCTGGGCGTCCGGGCTCAGCCGTGGAGAGTCTGGAGGATGGTTGGGCGTGGATGGCCGCGCTGGATGATGGCCGCTGTTATTGGCAGATCACCTTGGATGCTGGTGCTGCCGAGCTGCCGTCGCGGGATGCACTGGATGTGTACTGTGCCGCACGACGCCAATCCTCGGCGCTGGCGGCTGAATTATTTGGCGACTCAGTCAATACGCAGGCGCCGGTGTATGCCCGCAGTAGCACCGCGATTCTGGCGCAACAGGTGGTGGGCGAAAACTGGATTCGTGTGGGCGATGCAGCCATGGCGGTCGATCCACTCTCGGGCAATGGCGTGTTCCAGTCATTGTCTTCGGCGTTGCAGGCTCCGGCAGTGATTAACACGCTGCTCCAGCACCCTGGAAGGGCAGAGCTTGCCAGTCGCTTTCATCATCAGCGAGTTGAACACCTGTTTATGCGCTTTGCCCGTACCGGTCGGGATTTCTATGCCATGGAACAGCGTTGGCCTGAGCATGGCTTTTGGCAGGCGCGACGGAGCTGGCCCGATGCAGAACCCATGCATGCAGCGGCTGATTTCGAGCAACTGCGGGTGGCACGTATGCCGGTGCTTAATGACGGTTTGATTGATGAAGCTGAAGTGGTGATCACGGCTGATCAGCCGTTAGGCATTTGGCACATCAATGGCGTGGCGTTGGCGCCTATCGTGCGCAGTGTGCAGGCGGGGCAGCTTGAGAAGGCGCTGGAGCTGTTACAGCCAGCACAGAAGCAGATGATTCAGGGCTGGCTGTTACAACAAGGTTACCGGCCCTGA
- a CDS encoding ABC transporter ATP-binding protein has translation MRRFLIKLIETPDPELLNRALGWLFSFVRPHWRAIAALLGLSLCASLLVLAQPWLTKTLIDDGLLAKDFPLLVKVAVGMIAVGIFSTLLSGLNRYLHTRLSGRILFALRDDLYRHLQKLSPAFYGRKRIGDIMSRLDGDVAEIQRFAVDSMFSAVSSIIGLLGAVVLMLMLSWQLSLLLLVLVPIEVLWLRWMRRKVEREVRSLRERSADMSSFLVETLPAMKFIQAAGAQRRESGRLESLGQGYMSQLLRVQVTEFVTHAVPGTLTSLSRACAFLIGGYWVIQGTWQLGALIAFSTYLGMAVGPVQSLLGLYVALQRMTVSLGRVMELQQEPVSVSAPVVPKPLPEGRGELRLEDVCFAHEQRSGAVLQGASAVIPAGLKVAFSGASGVGKSTLIDLLQRFYDPDQGRITLDGCDLRELDLFELRRSIAVVSQETVLFRGTLAENLAYSAPTATREELQRVAHLARLDDLIERLPLGLDSPIGERGQQLSGGQKQRIAIARALLQDPRILVLDEATSAVDEATEQEVIAAIDQLFAGRTRILISHRPSTLREADLSLRLEQGQLHESDNRHEH, from the coding sequence ATGCGCCGATTTCTGATCAAGCTGATTGAAACCCCCGATCCTGAGTTATTGAACCGCGCCCTAGGCTGGTTATTCAGCTTTGTGCGCCCCCACTGGCGTGCAATTGCTGCCTTATTGGGGCTGTCTTTGTGCGCCTCTTTGCTGGTGCTGGCGCAACCGTGGTTGACCAAGACCTTGATCGACGATGGCCTGCTGGCCAAGGATTTCCCGCTGCTGGTCAAGGTGGCGGTGGGCATGATCGCGGTGGGGATTTTCAGCACCTTGCTGTCGGGCCTGAATCGCTACCTGCACACGCGCTTGTCTGGGCGCATTCTGTTTGCCTTGCGTGATGATCTGTATCGCCATCTGCAAAAGCTCTCTCCGGCGTTCTACGGGCGCAAGCGCATCGGCGACATCATGTCCCGGTTGGACGGCGATGTGGCGGAAATCCAGCGTTTTGCGGTGGACTCCATGTTCTCTGCCGTGTCCAGCATCATTGGTCTGCTGGGGGCGGTGGTGCTGATGTTGATGCTGTCTTGGCAGTTATCCCTGCTGTTGCTGGTGCTGGTTCCCATTGAGGTGCTCTGGCTGCGCTGGATGCGGCGCAAGGTCGAACGGGAGGTTCGCAGCCTGCGGGAGCGCTCGGCGGATATGTCATCGTTCCTGGTCGAGACGTTGCCCGCAATGAAGTTCATACAGGCCGCAGGTGCTCAACGGCGTGAATCGGGCCGCCTGGAGTCGTTGGGGCAGGGCTACATGAGCCAGCTCTTGAGGGTGCAGGTCACGGAGTTTGTAACCCATGCCGTACCCGGCACACTGACTTCGCTGTCGCGAGCCTGCGCGTTCTTGATTGGCGGCTATTGGGTGATTCAGGGCACCTGGCAACTGGGAGCTTTGATCGCTTTTTCGACCTATTTGGGCATGGCAGTTGGGCCTGTCCAGAGTCTGTTGGGCTTGTATGTTGCCTTGCAGCGTATGACGGTCAGCCTCGGCCGGGTGATGGAGCTGCAGCAAGAGCCGGTGTCCGTGTCTGCACCTGTTGTGCCTAAGCCGTTGCCTGAAGGTCGAGGCGAACTGCGCCTTGAGGATGTGTGTTTTGCCCACGAGCAGCGCAGCGGCGCGGTGTTACAGGGAGCTAGCGCTGTGATTCCTGCGGGCCTCAAGGTCGCATTTAGCGGTGCTTCCGGGGTGGGTAAGTCGACGTTGATTGACTTGCTGCAGCGTTTTTATGATCCCGATCAGGGCCGAATCACACTCGATGGCTGCGATCTGCGCGAATTGGATTTATTCGAGCTGCGCCGCAGCATCGCTGTGGTCAGTCAGGAGACGGTACTGTTTCGCGGCACCCTCGCAGAAAACCTGGCCTACAGTGCCCCAACGGCCACGCGTGAAGAGTTACAGCGCGTGGCGCATTTGGCGCGTTTGGATGATTTGATCGAGCGCCTGCCATTGGGCCTCGACAGCCCGATTGGGGAACGCGGTCAACAGCTTTCAGGCGGGCAGAAACAGCGCATTGCCATTGCCCGAGCCTTGCTGCAAGACCCGCGCATACTGGTGCTTGATGAGGCCACGTCGGCGGTGGATGAGGCGACCGAACAAGAAGTCATCGCTGCCATCGACCAGCTGTTTGCCGGGCGCACACGGATCCTGATCAGCCACCGTCCATCGACCCTGCGCGAGGCGGATTTGAGTTTGCGTCTGGAACAAGGTCAGTTGCATGAGTCCGACAATCGCCATGAACACTGA
- a CDS encoding sigma-54-dependent Fis family transcriptional regulator, which produces MAQKIPNSHFHQSRQARLRLVNEGELPPGVVREEIDASWRRSLGYGLDCLEGEREDLSLDLKILLDSNRLLIDAAMPEMEYLVSQQGQGGVVILGDAQANVLVIEGQADPLRQLGLRDLRPGSCWSEAQRGTNALGTAILEGKPTLINCGEHYLDRLSPFSCTSVPLRDPHGRVVGVLDLTREGVMAQPQDNLTTLMLAAGNIESRLFGLYHPEHLVLAFHNRPQYLGSAWHGLLALSLEGEVLAANERACDLFQLRREALIGRRASDLIGERTPQLITRLLQGGIISVQTSKGEFFFRSLQVPRHTSVSKVPPAPRSATGAKLQALEELAAHDSRFARSLRMACQGLANDLPVLLLGETGTGKEVVARALHQAGSRADKPFVAVNCAAIPEGLIESELFGYREGAFTGSRRGGMVGRLMQAHGGTLFLDEIGDMPMALQARLLRVLQERRVSPLGAGEEQDIDVALICATHQDLKRLVMEKQFREDLYYRINGVSLRLPALRERDDLEQMVTRVLHKHGAVNVTLDKSLSELLMSYDWPGNIRQLEMVLRAALAMREEGETVLTLDHLTDSLIDELTGSCRQAGSIRENEMELIRASLERHQGNVSAAADALGISRATLYRKLKQMGK; this is translated from the coding sequence ATGGCACAGAAAATCCCTAACAGTCATTTTCACCAATCGCGTCAGGCGCGTTTGCGCTTGGTCAACGAGGGCGAGCTGCCCCCAGGCGTTGTGCGCGAAGAAATTGATGCCTCTTGGCGGCGTAGTCTTGGTTACGGCCTCGATTGCCTGGAAGGCGAGCGTGAGGATCTGTCGCTTGACCTGAAGATTTTGCTCGACAGCAATCGCCTGCTGATTGATGCAGCGATGCCGGAGATGGAGTATCTGGTGTCCCAGCAGGGGCAGGGCGGGGTGGTGATTTTGGGCGATGCCCAGGCCAATGTGCTGGTTATTGAGGGCCAGGCCGACCCTCTCAGGCAGCTCGGTTTGCGTGATTTACGTCCCGGTAGCTGTTGGAGTGAGGCGCAGCGCGGCACCAACGCGTTGGGCACGGCGATTCTTGAAGGAAAGCCGACCCTTATCAATTGCGGTGAGCATTACCTCGACCGGCTTAGCCCGTTCTCATGCACCTCTGTTCCGTTGCGTGACCCGCACGGGCGTGTAGTTGGCGTGCTTGATCTGACCCGCGAAGGCGTCATGGCTCAGCCGCAAGACAACCTGACAACCCTCATGCTGGCCGCTGGCAACATCGAGAGCCGTCTGTTCGGTCTGTATCACCCTGAGCACTTGGTGCTGGCTTTCCATAATCGTCCTCAGTACCTCGGCAGTGCTTGGCATGGTCTGCTGGCGCTGAGCCTTGAAGGTGAGGTGCTGGCCGCCAACGAGCGGGCTTGCGATCTGTTCCAGTTGCGGCGAGAGGCGCTGATCGGGCGCCGGGCCAGCGATCTGATTGGCGAGCGTACGCCACAACTTATTACGCGCCTGCTGCAAGGCGGCATCATCAGTGTGCAAACCTCAAAAGGTGAGTTCTTTTTCCGCAGTTTGCAGGTGCCTCGGCATACCAGTGTGAGCAAGGTGCCTCCGGCGCCTAGGAGTGCCACAGGCGCTAAGTTGCAGGCACTGGAGGAGCTTGCCGCGCATGACAGCCGTTTTGCCCGTTCCTTGCGTATGGCGTGCCAAGGTTTAGCCAATGACTTGCCCGTGTTGCTGCTGGGGGAGACTGGTACAGGTAAAGAGGTCGTAGCGCGTGCTCTGCATCAGGCGGGCAGTCGTGCGGATAAACCGTTCGTTGCGGTTAACTGTGCGGCTATTCCTGAGGGGCTTATTGAGTCTGAGTTGTTTGGCTATCGCGAGGGTGCATTTACCGGTTCGCGCCGTGGTGGGATGGTCGGCCGACTGATGCAGGCCCATGGCGGCACGCTGTTTCTCGACGAAATCGGTGACATGCCGATGGCCTTGCAGGCACGACTGCTGCGGGTGCTGCAAGAGCGCCGTGTATCACCGTTGGGGGCGGGCGAGGAGCAGGATATTGATGTGGCACTGATCTGCGCGACTCACCAAGACCTCAAACGTCTGGTGATGGAAAAACAGTTCCGGGAAGACCTCTATTACCGTATCAATGGCGTCAGCTTGCGCCTGCCAGCGTTGCGTGAGCGTGATGACCTGGAGCAGATGGTGACGCGGGTGCTGCACAAGCATGGTGCGGTGAATGTGACCTTGGATAAATCCCTTTCCGAACTGCTGATGAGCTATGACTGGCCGGGCAACATTCGCCAGCTGGAGATGGTGCTGCGGGCAGCGTTGGCTATGCGCGAAGAAGGTGAGACTGTACTCACGCTGGACCATCTCACTGACAGCCTGATTGATGAGCTGACGGGCAGTTGCCGTCAGGCGGGCAGCATCCGCGAGAATGAAATGGAATTGATCCGCGCAAGCCTGGAACGTCATCAGGGCAATGTTTCTGCAGCGGCAGACGCGCTGGGCATCAGCCGCGCCACGTTGTACCGCAAGCTCAAGCAAATGGGTAAATGA
- a CDS encoding S8 family serine peptidase — protein sequence MNTELRIGFIDSGFAPHQAPRITQARRFWLEGDELRQGEPLPDALGHGCGVLDALCAQSETVSVFSAQVFAGQWQTSPLQIAAALYWLLEQNVSLINMSLGLRSDRPVLREACAELQSAGVLLCASSPAQGEPVYPASYPGVIRITGDARCNPGQWSWLNSAQADFGAHVSRGSGLAGASLACATLSGLIVGYLQEHPDADRQSVFDWLSRGAAYTGQERRR from the coding sequence ATGAACACTGAGTTGCGTATCGGTTTTATCGACAGCGGCTTTGCTCCACACCAAGCCCCACGCATTACCCAGGCGCGGCGTTTCTGGCTGGAAGGCGATGAATTGCGTCAGGGCGAGCCACTGCCTGATGCGCTGGGGCATGGTTGTGGGGTGTTGGATGCCCTGTGCGCCCAAAGTGAAACGGTCAGCGTGTTCAGCGCGCAGGTGTTCGCCGGGCAGTGGCAGACCAGTCCGTTACAGATTGCAGCCGCTCTGTACTGGTTGTTGGAGCAGAACGTCAGCCTAATCAACATGAGCCTGGGGCTGCGCAGTGATCGGCCAGTGCTGCGTGAGGCATGCGCCGAGTTGCAGTCTGCTGGCGTGCTGCTGTGTGCTTCCAGCCCAGCCCAGGGCGAGCCTGTTTATCCGGCCAGCTACCCTGGCGTCATTCGTATCACCGGGGATGCGCGTTGCAATCCCGGGCAGTGGTCTTGGCTTAACAGTGCTCAGGCAGATTTCGGTGCACACGTCAGCAGAGGTTCAGGGCTGGCCGGGGCCAGTTTGGCTTGCGCGACGCTCAGCGGACTCATTGTTGGTTATCTGCAAGAACACCCTGATGCAGACCGGCAGAGCGTGTTTGACTGGCTCAGCCGCGGGGCTGCCTATACCGGTCAGGAGCGACGTCGATGA
- a CDS encoding aldehyde dehydrogenase family protein has translation MSVDHSVLPQTQAFLNRKLQMLIGAEWQDANSGNTMSFRNPATGEVIGQVPSANAEDVDRAVKAARQAFDDSAWSRMRPRERQNLLWRLADLMERDAQELAELECLNNGKSAVVAKVMDVQLAIDFLRYMAGWATKIEGSTIEASVPLMPGEEFHGFIRREAVGVVGAIVAWNFPLLLACWKLGPALATGCTVVLKPADETPLSALKLAELVLEAGYPSGVFNVVTGTGLEAGVALTRHPGVDKLTFTGSTEVGKQIGKAAMDNMTRVTLELGGKSPTIVMPDANLAEAAAGAATAIFFNQGQVCCAGSRLYVHRKHFDNVIADIAGIANGMKLGNGLDPSVQMGPLISAKQQERVAGYINLGRELGATIACGGESFGPGYFVKPTVIVDVDQKHRLVQEEIFGPVLVAMPFDTIDEVVHMANDNPYGLGASIWSNDLGAVHRMIPRIKSGSVWVNCHSALDPALPFGGYKLSGVGREMGAAAIEHYTELKSVLIKL, from the coding sequence ATGTCCGTCGACCATTCCGTCCTGCCCCAGACCCAGGCCTTCCTCAACCGCAAGTTACAAATGCTGATAGGCGCAGAATGGCAGGACGCAAACAGCGGCAACACCATGAGTTTCCGCAACCCGGCCACTGGCGAAGTGATCGGCCAGGTTCCCTCTGCTAATGCTGAAGACGTCGACCGCGCCGTAAAAGCTGCCCGCCAAGCCTTTGATGACTCAGCCTGGAGCCGTATGCGCCCACGTGAGCGCCAAAACCTGCTGTGGCGCCTGGCGGACCTGATGGAGCGTGATGCTCAAGAACTCGCCGAGCTTGAATGCCTGAATAACGGTAAAAGCGCCGTTGTCGCCAAAGTGATGGACGTGCAACTGGCCATCGACTTCCTGCGTTATATGGCAGGTTGGGCAACCAAGATCGAAGGCAGCACTATTGAAGCCTCGGTACCGCTGATGCCGGGCGAAGAGTTCCACGGTTTTATCCGCCGTGAAGCGGTGGGTGTAGTCGGTGCCATTGTTGCCTGGAACTTCCCGCTGCTGCTGGCTTGCTGGAAACTCGGCCCGGCTCTGGCCACTGGCTGCACCGTTGTGCTCAAGCCTGCTGACGAAACACCGCTGAGCGCCCTGAAATTGGCCGAACTGGTCCTGGAGGCGGGCTATCCGAGCGGCGTGTTTAACGTGGTGACAGGCACCGGCCTTGAAGCGGGCGTTGCTCTGACCCGTCATCCAGGTGTGGATAAACTGACCTTCACCGGCTCCACTGAAGTCGGTAAACAAATCGGTAAAGCGGCCATGGATAACATGACCCGCGTAACGCTGGAGCTGGGCGGCAAGTCTCCGACCATCGTAATGCCCGACGCTAACCTTGCCGAAGCGGCTGCCGGTGCTGCCACCGCCATCTTCTTCAACCAAGGCCAGGTTTGCTGCGCAGGCTCGCGCCTGTACGTGCACCGCAAGCACTTCGATAACGTTATCGCCGACATCGCCGGTATCGCTAACGGCATGAAACTGGGCAACGGCCTGGACCCAAGCGTGCAAATGGGTCCGCTGATTTCTGCCAAACAACAAGAGCGCGTTGCCGGTTACATCAACTTGGGCCGCGAACTGGGCGCGACCATCGCCTGTGGTGGTGAGAGCTTCGGCCCTGGCTACTTCGTCAAGCCGACCGTTATCGTCGACGTCGACCAGAAGCATCGCTTGGTGCAAGAAGAAATCTTTGGCCCGGTTCTGGTTGCCATGCCGTTCGATACCATCGACGAAGTGGTGCATATGGCCAATGACAACCCATACGGCTTAGGCGCGAGCATTTGGTCCAACGATCTGGGCGCCGTGCACCGCATGATTCCACGCATCAAGTCCGGCTCGGTATGGGTGAACTGCCACAGCGCCCTCGACCCAGCACTGCCGTTCGGCGGTTACAAGCTCTCCGGTGTTGGCCGCGAAATGGGGGCAGCTGCCATTGAGCACTACACCGAGCTGAAATCGGTCCTGATCAAGCTCTGA
- a CDS encoding heavy metal translocating P-type ATPase → MDCPTEQNLIQKKLENMEGVHALQFNLIQRELSVDHSLSDTTSITAAIAGLGMQAEPLDAGASTRIRIEQMDCPTEERLIRDALGKVPGVGGMQFNLLQRVLTVSHGSEALQSILTALGGLGFTPVVEQNDQPKAEATPELPRKSLWPLLVAGVAAIASEVVEFAAISPEWLSAVFAVAAILLCGLTTYKKGWIALKNRNLNINALMSIAVTGAVLIGQWPEAAMVMVLFTIAELIEARSLDRARNAIRGLMDLTPAKATVQQADGSWQEIDVQAIAVGSVVRVRPGERIGLDGEVVEGTSTVNQAPITGESLPVEKRQGDQVFAGTINEAGALSFRVLAAARDTTLARIIHAVEEAQGSKAPTQRFVDQFSRIYTPAVFIFALLVAIVPPLFMAGAWHDWVYRALVLLVVACPCALVISTPVTIVSGLAAAARKGILIKGGVYLENGRHLSALALDKTGTITHGKPVQTDAINLVQGSEALHGSWAASLAARSDHPVSRALAKQAEENTVALLEVNAFEALAGRGTKGEIDGVQLYMGNHRLVEELGLCSPELEASINELERQGKSVVALCDAQRPLMLLAVADTVRDTSLQAIAELHELGVSTTMLTGDNVHTAAAIAAQVGVDDARGDLLPEDKLAWVNESQSKGLVVGMVGDGINDAPALAKAQIGFAMGAAGTDTAIETADVALMNDDLRKIPAFVRLSRKTANVLKQNIVLALGIKAVFLGMTLTGDATMWMAVFADMGVSLLVVFNGLRLLRS, encoded by the coding sequence ATGGATTGTCCCACAGAGCAAAACCTGATTCAGAAGAAGCTTGAAAATATGGAGGGCGTTCATGCACTCCAGTTCAATCTGATTCAGCGTGAACTCAGTGTGGATCATAGCTTGTCTGACACCACCTCAATCACGGCCGCTATTGCTGGGCTGGGTATGCAAGCCGAGCCCCTGGATGCCGGAGCCAGCACCCGTATTCGCATTGAGCAGATGGACTGCCCGACTGAAGAGCGTCTGATCCGCGATGCCTTGGGCAAGGTGCCGGGTGTCGGCGGCATGCAGTTCAATCTGTTGCAACGGGTGTTGACCGTCAGCCACGGCAGTGAGGCTTTGCAGAGCATCCTGACCGCTCTGGGCGGGCTTGGTTTTACCCCGGTTGTAGAGCAGAACGATCAGCCCAAAGCTGAAGCCACTCCAGAGCTGCCTCGCAAATCTCTGTGGCCACTGCTTGTGGCAGGCGTTGCCGCCATTGCCTCTGAGGTGGTCGAGTTCGCTGCAATCAGCCCAGAATGGTTGTCCGCTGTTTTCGCCGTAGCGGCTATTTTGCTGTGTGGTCTCACCACCTACAAAAAGGGCTGGATTGCCCTTAAAAACCGCAATTTGAACATCAATGCCCTCATGAGCATTGCCGTGACGGGCGCTGTCCTGATCGGCCAGTGGCCTGAGGCAGCGATGGTCATGGTGCTGTTTACGATTGCCGAGTTGATCGAAGCGCGCTCGCTGGACCGTGCGCGCAATGCTATTCGTGGCCTGATGGACCTGACACCGGCCAAGGCGACGGTGCAGCAGGCAGATGGCAGCTGGCAGGAGATCGACGTACAGGCCATTGCCGTAGGCAGCGTGGTGCGCGTGCGTCCCGGCGAGCGTATCGGCCTGGATGGTGAAGTCGTGGAGGGTACTTCGACTGTTAACCAGGCCCCGATCACCGGTGAAAGCCTGCCGGTTGAGAAACGCCAAGGTGACCAAGTGTTTGCTGGGACCATCAATGAGGCGGGGGCACTGTCATTCCGCGTATTGGCAGCAGCCCGTGATACCACCCTGGCGCGGATCATCCATGCCGTAGAGGAGGCACAAGGTTCCAAGGCACCGACTCAACGTTTTGTTGACCAGTTTTCGCGCATCTATACCCCGGCGGTATTCATCTTTGCGTTGCTGGTGGCGATTGTTCCGCCGTTGTTTATGGCGGGCGCGTGGCATGACTGGGTCTACCGGGCACTGGTGCTGTTGGTGGTGGCGTGCCCATGCGCGTTGGTGATCTCGACTCCAGTGACCATCGTCAGTGGTCTGGCCGCTGCAGCTCGTAAAGGCATTCTGATTAAGGGCGGTGTGTACCTTGAAAATGGTCGGCACCTGAGTGCGCTTGCGCTGGATAAAACCGGCACCATCACTCATGGCAAGCCTGTGCAGACCGATGCCATCAACCTGGTCCAAGGTAGCGAAGCACTGCATGGTAGTTGGGCCGCAAGCCTGGCCGCTCGCTCCGATCACCCAGTGTCCCGAGCACTGGCCAAACAGGCTGAAGAAAATACCGTGGCGCTGCTGGAGGTCAATGCTTTCGAAGCCCTGGCTGGCCGTGGTACTAAAGGTGAAATTGACGGCGTGCAATTGTACATGGGCAACCATCGACTGGTGGAGGAGCTGGGCTTGTGCTCTCCCGAGCTGGAAGCGTCTATTAATGAACTGGAGCGTCAGGGCAAAAGCGTGGTGGCCTTGTGTGATGCGCAGCGTCCGCTAATGCTGCTGGCCGTTGCCGACACGGTGCGCGATACCAGTCTTCAGGCCATTGCTGAGCTGCATGAGCTGGGCGTCAGTACCACCATGTTGACCGGTGATAACGTGCACACTGCTGCAGCGATTGCCGCTCAGGTGGGTGTGGACGATGCTCGTGGCGACCTGCTGCCGGAAGACAAGTTGGCCTGGGTCAACGAAAGTCAGAGCAAAGGACTGGTGGTGGGCATGGTCGGTGACGGCATCAATGATGCCCCGGCGCTGGCCAAAGCCCAGATTGGTTTCGCCATGGGCGCAGCCGGTACTGACACCGCCATCGAGACCGCCGACGTGGCGCTGATGAACGACGATCTGCGCAAAATCCCGGCTTTTGTGCGCCTGTCCCGCAAGACCGCCAACGTGCTTAAGCAGAACATCGTTCTGGCACTGGGCATCAAGGCTGTCTTCCTGGGCATGACCCTGACCGGAGACGCCACCATGTGGATGGCTGTATTCGCTGACATGGGTGTCAGCCTGCTGGTGGTGTTTAACGGGCTGAGGTTGTTGCGCAGTTGA
- the peaA gene encoding quinohemoprotein amine dehydrogenase subunit alpha, with translation MMFGQAYATEEGPALLKSKCMGCHISEGNDSYSRISHQRKTPEGWFMTVARMQIMHGLKISDDERRAVVKYLADKQGLAPSETEGVRYALERRLNTVENFDEQLAQMCGRCHSGARVALQRRPAKEWEHLVHFHLGHWPSLEYQSLSRDRDWLEIALKDMVPDLAKRFPMDDKAWSDWQKAKPTADALPGQWSFSGHMLSKGDVRGVMTVKHDKGDNFDVTVKGQYADGTPFNGEGSAILYNGYEWRGNVKIGDQRMRQIFAAVNGEMKGRMFEAEHDERGLDFSAVKEGNAKLLSVQPSYIKAGAETELTMVGNGLKGTPDFGAGVEVVKVVESSAQQMRVKVKAAADAAAGIRDVSVGALKGIELAVYKDIAEVKVVPEFSIARVGDNGGATPKVQGRFEAEAWGKNAAGEPYRIGYLPAKWSVEPFDERAKEDEDVKFAGQMQKDGVFIPGDAGPNPERKMMTNNAGNLKVVAELEETGQRGEGHLIVTVQRWNNPPIP, from the coding sequence ATGATGTTCGGCCAGGCTTATGCAACCGAGGAGGGCCCAGCTCTTCTCAAGTCGAAGTGCATGGGTTGCCATATTAGCGAAGGCAACGATTCCTATAGCCGTATCAGCCATCAGCGCAAAACCCCTGAAGGCTGGTTTATGACCGTCGCGCGCATGCAGATCATGCATGGCCTTAAGATCTCCGACGACGAGCGTCGCGCCGTGGTGAAATACCTGGCCGACAAACAAGGTCTGGCTCCAAGCGAAACTGAAGGCGTGCGTTACGCCCTTGAGCGTCGTTTGAATACCGTCGAAAACTTCGATGAGCAACTGGCGCAAATGTGTGGCCGCTGCCACTCCGGTGCCCGTGTAGCGTTGCAGCGCCGTCCTGCTAAAGAGTGGGAACATCTGGTCCACTTCCACCTCGGCCATTGGCCGTCACTGGAATATCAATCCCTGTCCCGTGACCGTGACTGGCTGGAAATCGCCCTGAAAGACATGGTGCCTGATCTGGCCAAGCGCTTCCCGATGGACGACAAAGCTTGGTCCGATTGGCAGAAGGCCAAGCCAACAGCTGATGCACTGCCGGGGCAGTGGAGCTTTAGCGGCCACATGCTGAGCAAAGGTGATGTTCGCGGCGTGATGACCGTGAAGCACGATAAGGGCGATAACTTCGACGTCACCGTTAAGGGCCAGTATGCCGACGGCACGCCGTTCAATGGCGAAGGTTCCGCCATCCTGTACAACGGCTATGAGTGGCGCGGTAACGTCAAGATTGGCGACCAGCGCATGCGTCAGATCTTCGCTGCCGTAAACGGTGAAATGAAAGGCCGCATGTTCGAAGCCGAGCATGATGAGCGTGGCCTGGACTTCAGCGCGGTCAAAGAAGGCAATGCCAAACTGCTTTCGGTTCAGCCCTCCTACATCAAAGCAGGTGCTGAAACTGAGTTGACCATGGTGGGTAACGGCCTCAAAGGCACGCCGGACTTCGGCGCGGGCGTTGAGGTGGTGAAGGTTGTTGAGTCTTCCGCCCAGCAAATGCGCGTCAAAGTTAAAGCCGCAGCAGATGCAGCCGCGGGTATCCGTGACGTGTCTGTAGGTGCTCTCAAAGGCATCGAACTGGCTGTGTACAAAGACATCGCTGAAGTGAAAGTGGTGCCTGAGTTCTCCATTGCCCGTGTGGGTGACAACGGTGGTGCAACGCCTAAAGTACAAGGCCGTTTCGAGGCTGAGGCTTGGGGCAAAAACGCTGCTGGCGAGCCGTATCGCATTGGCTACCTGCCTGCTAAATGGTCGGTAGAGCCGTTCGATGAGCGCGCTAAAGAAGACGAGGACGTGAAGTTCGCCGGTCAAATGCAGAAAGACGGTGTCTTCATTCCTGGCGATGCAGGGCCAAACCCTGAGCGCAAAATGATGACCAACAACGCCGGCAACTTGAAAGTGGTTGCTGAGCTGGAAGAGACCGGTCAGCGAGGCGAAGGCCACTTGATCGTGACAGTCCAGCGCTGGAATAACCCACCCATTCCATAA